In the genome of Struthio camelus isolate bStrCam1 chromosome 34, bStrCam1.hap1, whole genome shotgun sequence, one region contains:
- the LOC138063667 gene encoding coiled-coil domain-containing protein 81-like, producing MQGPKTEGEESMDLALEMAGTFPYKTVRSLEMEDVLQIWHAALDYVRQQLALNKAVTITGLGTFGVLQEQLDVGGGEVRTVRKPVFQLAQAVTGISYLKYPEVALPGDTPVGSIDYFHLSWETFRRPAVLRTCITETVLFFYCFVMMQQDIDFIFRDIGMLSVRNNIATMRFYADFLETFDDTGALIKSLLRDPKTKELVIFGREKDVSHNSFGGVVVLPLFALDHPFYRTSVKPGARGPLTPEQEADWEDKCFRDKKARARKRLAKGSLSQDKQRLPQVPQAAARKSKGRRVRIKSPPAIVHLPGLGSLPAVQQDGRKKALSAEQVQKMLQDCRGCQETVAVGALAGGKPALQGPCPWREA from the exons ATGCAGGGGCCCAAGACGGAGGGCGAGGAAAGCATGGACCTTGCCCTTGAGATGGCCGGCACCTTTCCCTACAAAACGGTCCGCAGCCTGGAGATGGAGG ACGTCCTGCAGATCTGGCACGCCGCGCTGGACTATGTTCGCCAGCAGCTGGCACTCAACAAG GCGGTCACAATAACCGGCCTGGGGACCTTCGGCGTCCTGCAAGAACAACTCGATGTCGGAGGCGGCGAAGTGCGCACGGTGCGGAAACCTGTGTTTCAGCTGGCCCAGGCTGTGACGGGCATCAGCTACCTCAAATACCCAGAGGTAGCTCTTCCCG GGGATACCCCCGTCGGGTCAATCGACTACTTTCACTTGTCCTGGGAGACCTTCCGTAGGCCAGCTGTCCTGAGGACCTGCATCACTGAGACCGTGCTCTTCTTCTACTGCTTCGTAATGATGCAGCAGGACATCGACTTTATCTTCAGGGACATTGGCATGCTCTCCGTGCGCAACAACATCGCCACCATGCGCTTCTACGCCGACTTCCTGGAGACCTTTGATGACACCGGGGCTCTGATCAAGTCTCTTCTCAGG GACCCCAAGACGAAGGAGCTGGTCATCTTTGGCCGGGAAAAGGACGTGTCCCACAACAGCTTTGGCGGCGTCGTTGTGCTCCCGTT gtTTGCTCTTGACCATCCCTTCTACCGCACCTCCGTGAAACCAGGTGCAAGAGGACCTCTAACGCCCGAGCAGGAGGCAGACTGGGAGGACAAGTGCTTCCGTGACAAGAAAG CCCGTGCACGGAAACGTCTGGCCAAGGGCTCGCTCTCCCAAGACAAGCAGCGTCTGCCCCAAGTACCCCAGGCGGCTGCAAGGAAATCCAAGGGCAGGAGAGTCCGCATCAAATCACCTCCAGCCAT AGTGCACCTGCCAGGTCTGGGCAGCTTGCCCGCGGTGCAGCAGGACGGCAGGAAGAAAGCCCTCTCCGCAGAACAAGTCCAGAAGATGCTGCAGGACTGCAGAGGCTGCCAGGAAACAGTGGCGGTAGGTGCTCTGGCTGGCGGCAAACCTGCTCTCCAGGGCCCCTGTCCCTGGCGAGAAGCCTAG